A genomic region of Eucalyptus grandis isolate ANBG69807.140 chromosome 5, ASM1654582v1, whole genome shotgun sequence contains the following coding sequences:
- the LOC104428334 gene encoding uncharacterized protein LOC104428334 produces the protein MPPKVEQASVVALADDKPERDDELPRRSCPPVHYEVKINSVTELLKLDTYESGVFEAGGYEWSLRLLPKGHTDRTGKEYMSLYLSMEKPNKLGDRERVKVDYKFFVFNNISRTYVTFKEKGKELRAFTKATTKWGLSKFLSLETFKSPDNGYCKDNYCKLGAEVMVSKSKRKMETVTIVKDPPQNTITREIRQFSTSNKHPQYSKAFNVGGWDWKLKVFPQHIGAQQGKFLSVYLQAQGLRPRIKMYVKAKLRALNKNRTNDKEKTVSGWLSDENYNCGRSDFMPWGDLEKPNGGFVNNKELAFVVEILVISNVQRRDESI, from the exons ATGCCGCCTAAAGTGGAGCAGGCAAGCGTCGTGGCTCTCGCGGACGATAAACCTG AACGTGATGACGAATTGCCCCGTAGATCTTGTCCACCAGTTCATTATGAAGTGAAGATAAATTCAGTTACCGAATTATTAAAATTGGACACGTATGAATCCGGTGTTTTTGAAGCTGGGGGCTACGAATG GAGCCTACGTCTTCTCCCCAAGGGACACACGGACCGTACGGGGAAGGAATATATGTCCTTATATCTGTCAATGGAGAAGCCAAATAAGCTTGGAGACCGTGAGAGGGTCAAGGTTGACTACAAGTTTTTCGTATTCAACAACATTAGTCGGACCTACGTCACCTTCAAAG AGAAAGGGAAGGAACTGAGGGCATTCACTAAAGCAACGACCAAATGGGGGCTTTCTAAGTTCCTTTCCTTGGAAACTTTCAAAAGTCCTGATAATGGATACTGCAAGGACAACTATTGCAAACTTGGGGCTGAGGTTATGGTCAGCAAAAGTAAGAGGAAAATGGAGACCGTCACCATCGTCAAAGATCCGCCTCAAAACACAATCACTCGCGAGATCCGACAGTTCTCCACATCGAACAAGCACCCTCAGTATTCCAAGGCCTTTAACGTCGGAGGGTGGGATTG GAAGTTAAAGGTGTTTCCCCAGCACATTGGGGCGCAGCAGGGGAAGTTCCTGTCCGTTTACTTACAAGCGCAGGGACTTCGTCCGAGGATTAAAATGTATGTAAAAGCCAAATTGCGGGCGTTGAACAAAAACCGTACAAACGATAAGGAAAAAAcag TTAGTGGTTGGCTCTCTGACGAAAATTACAACTGCGGTCGCTCAGACTTTATGCCGTGGGGAGATCTCGAGAAACCGAATGGTGGTTTCGTTAACAATAAAGAACTGGCATTTGTAGTCGAAATCCTCGTCATATCAAATGTTCAGAGAAGGGATGAATCGATTTGA